The nucleotide window GGAGAACAAACCCAGTGCCTgcacctcagcagctcctcagcttccccaggggggtctgggggctgcACCCCCCGGGCTCccctggctcagcagcagctcctgctcagcacgGGACTGCCtagaaatgggtttttttcccccaaaaggAGGCTCTTCCAGAAGGTTCCCGTGCTCTGTCCTTACTGCCCAGCTTCTTTCAGTCTGGTAACCAGGGGGCTGCACAGAGCCCTCCCCATGGGGCTCAAAACCTCCTGTTTTTACCTCAGAATGAACCCACCCAGCCCTGGTGAGGTGCCTGCGGGGTTGGGACTTCCCAGAGTCTTCTCCAAGGCGGGAAAACTGAGGGGTGAGGGATCTGGGGTTGtttcccagctctgagctgcccaACTCCCCCTGGGGATGAGGATTTTGGGCAGaaacctttcatttttcctcccctcaGTGAGTGCTGGAGTTATTAAATACCTCAGCACCACCACACTCTTTACAGGAGGCTGTTCAAAGCTCCTAAAAACATGAAATCAAACCTCCccaaaaaattaaaccaaacctCCCCTCAGTGAGTGTTGGAAGCAGCTCTTGAATATTGAGCTCTAAAATACCTCAGCACCACCACACTCATCACAGGAGGCTGTTCAAAGCTgctaaaacaataaaataaaacctgaatgaCTTTGCTGTCCCGGCCCACAGCTCAGGGAAGGAGTCACTGCAGCTGAAAAGGTTTCTTGGATGATGCAAATCACTCCCAGGTTTTCAACTTGGGTGGAAATCTGCCAGGAATGggctgggcagctctgcagcctgggctggctgaCACCTGAGAGGGCAGCTGGATGTGGGCATTggctcaagttgtgccaggggaggtttaggttggagatgagaaagaatttctttctggagagggtgatcaggcattggaatgggctgcccagggaagtagtggattctccgtgtctggagatctttccaaagagcctggatgtggcactgagtgccatgggctgggaactgcagtggtagtggatcaagggttggcTCCTGAGGTAGAAGTAGCCTTTGTCCAACGTTTCAAACTTTAGTCCTGTGCTCCCTGAATCTCTCCCTgcaccacagcagctcctgtctcCCTCAGCATCTGAGGTTCTTCTCtagggcaactgggctggggaagggactggagcagaGATCCTGTAAGGaagggctgggagagctgggggtgtcgaggctggagaagaggaggctcaggggagacctcatcactctctgcaactccctgaaaggaggttggagccagggggggggttgggctcttttcccaggcaactctcagcaagacaagagggcagggtctcaagttgtgccaggggaggtttaggttggagatgagaaagaatttctttctggagagggtgatcaggcattggaatgggctgcccagggaagtagtggattctccgtgtctggagatatttccaaagagcctggatgtggcactgagtgccatgggctgggaaccacggggggagtggatcaagggttggacttgatgagctctgaggtcccttccaacccagcccattctatgattctgttgtACCACCAAACAGCATGACCATCATCACAGCCTTTCTGTGTCCTCTCAGCCTGAGAGCATGACTCTGGTGGTGGGGGTGGATAGAGGAGAGGCAAGGAGATCCCATACTTTTAAGCATTTAGGCACAAACAGCTCCAACCCAACTGCAGACCCAACCCAGTGATGCTACAGAACAGGCAGGGCTCATGTGGCACAGAGCAGTTCTGGGTCTTGGAGCCAGCTCTGAATTCTTTGTGTGAGGTACAGGAGAATAAATTCTTGCAGTTCAGTTTTAATTGTGCACCTGGAGCTCATCAGCAAACAAAATCCTTTCCACAAACTCAAGGGCCTGGGATGAGTCTTCTCCCCTTGGTGCTAAGAAGGGGGCTGAGTGTTAATCACCAAACTCCACAACTCCAGAATCATAATTCAGTGCATCCACAGAAATGCCCCAGGAGCAACAGAAAAGCATTTGGCAGCAAAAATTTAGTATAAATGGCATTAAACAACATCTCTGCTTCCCTCAGTGGAGAATCAATGTTTGCTGAAATTCACCCTCTGCTTGCAAAGCCATTTAATTCCCCAGCCAGagacagcactgctgccttccctcatcttcctttctgtttggttgttttggaaTTAAACCCAAGTGTGCTTGTTTcaaaacaagaattaaaaaaacgCAGAGAGGAACACATCCCTTGAGGGGTGTAACATGAAAAGAGTGAGACTACTTAAGCACtaaggagaacaaaaaaaaaacccaacaaacttgAAAGATTCCATGCAAGAGGgagcacagcaaaggaaaaggatgcCTCTTTCACCACGCACAGGTTTTAGGCTGAGATTCCCCACCCAGAAACCAGCATCAATGTTTTATTGTTCTGTTTTACAGCTCTCAACAGGgggggaaacaaacaaaaaacaatccaGACCAGGTACAAAAAGCATCATTTCAGTGTGCAGCTAGCTCAAACCTGCAGCCTGAAGGGACAGCAGATTTCCTCTACAAACTGTTTTAATACAAAACCCTCCAGATATGGGGTCTGGGGCATTTTATCACAGGGAAGATGGgaacatgaaagagaaaaggcagctcCAGTTCCACCTTTATCTGTCTGGACGGGTCATTCCTGGCCTGGTTGGCACCATCATGGGTCTGGAGGGTGGCCTCATCATTGGGGGCCCTGGCATCATTGGCATGTGTCCCCCCATTGGGGGCCTcatcccaggagctgcaagggaaagaaaggacaCCAGAGATcagttcccagcagctgccaagtcacccccaaacacacacacacagcctgcaggttccctcctccatccctgcatTCTACACCTGGGGAAGGTTTCCTCTGGGAACTGCCTGAAATGGAGGACGTTGCCCTGGGCTTGGCAATAAGCAGAGGGAGAACCAAGCTCCCTGGTTCCAAACTCCCTTTTGCCAACATTCACTGGTAAAATCTTCTCAAGTGCTCCAAGGAGACAGCAGCTTCATGACTGAATTTAAAAGTTCATATGGGAAAAAGTGCAAAATTCTcactgttattaaaaaaacaaaaccccaaagcagaCCAGTGTACTTCTTACAGCTGGGCATCAGCTAATGCTCTGctaaaaagcactgaaatcagGGTTTCCATCCAActtctccatttatttttgcaggCAGCCACTCTGCTGCCTAATATCCCAGCTTACACCCATGTTTTGTGTctttaaaaaacacttaaaGAACAGTTTCTACCAGCAGGACCAGAACTGCAAAGACACTTCCAGACTTCCAGTCTGCACGTGGAGTCCTTTAGATTTCTGCCAGTAACTCCCTCAACACCAGATCCTCTGAGAATTCCTCTAATGCCAGGAAGCTCAAAAAGCAGGAGGGATCAGAGGCATCTCAGTTTGTCTTTGCAGTTCAAAGACAAACTTTGAGGCATGTTGTTTCACTGGCACACATTGTCTTGAGGTTTTTGAAAGactaaaatgcattttgtgttGAAAATACCTTCTGCAAAACACCAGAAGCACTGCAAACAATTcctaaacaaagaaaaatcacGAGGCTAAGACTTGAGGGGAAAAGGCTACAACTGACCTGAGAGATAATGTCAGCTGTCCAGAGGGACTATTAACTCCCAACAAGATGTAAATGAACTTTAATTAGCAGCTGTGAGCCTGTTTTATGTCTTGCCATGCAGAGATAATGGATCAGCAAACGTGTGTACAGAGTCCATGCCAACTGAAACCCTTGCCCAGCCCTGACACCTGGGGCTGCCCAGCCATCTGAAGTGATGGGAGATACCAACTGGATTGCACCACCCCAGTACCACAGCATCGGGgaatggtttggaagggaccttaaagctcatccagtttgggcagggacacctcccccagcccaggctgctccaagccccatccaaccttcaaccctgacagggatggggcagccacagcttctgggggcacccaggggctcagcaccctcaccccaaagaatttcttcctaaaatctcacCTAAATCTCCAAATCTCTGCTCTTTCAGATTAAAACCAATACATTTGTCCTATCCAgaccctcttccagtttaaagccaaaGAAGGATAGGGAAGGGCTCAGACCAGCAGGAGATCAGAATGTCCCAATCAATCTGGCTTCAGGCTAGgtgacttttattttaatgcacatttattttaatcctgGATTGGtctggggttggaagggaccttaaaaagGTCCTTAAACCCTTTAAGAGTggtttagatgtggtgttgggggatgtggtttaggggagaacttttaggagcagggaggatggttggactccaggatcccaggggtcttttccaacctgaaagattctggttctaaagctcccccagtgccatgggcagggacacctcccccagcccaggctgctccaagccccatccaacctccagcactgccagggatggggcagccacagcttttgggggcacccaggggctcagcaccctcaccccaaagaatttgttcctaatctctaacctacatctcccctctttcagtttaaaaccaccaCCCCCCATACCCCCTCACTCCAAGCCCTTATCAGAactccctccccagttttcctgcagcccccccaggtATTCCAAACACTTTGCAGCCCCACGTTTTCTGCCAAGTTCCTTTCACAGCTCTGTTGCCCctcagacagaaaacagaacccAACCAGCCCGGgaagcagagctcagagcacCTCAGGGGCAGGGATTTACCAGTTTCCAGACTTACCAGGTCCCACTGGCATCATTCCTGGCGGGGGGGGCCCCATCATTGGCATCATTGGTGGTCCTCCCATGTGGGGGGCTGGCATCATGCCCGGCCGGGGGGGACCCGCTGCAGACACAGACAGATCTGTTATGTCCCTGCTGGTCTGCACACCCAGCAGCAACTCTAAACAGTTAAACTCTTAATTTTTAGTCCTGAAGGTGACTGAGATTGTTTTACAGCTGCctgcttttggttttagttATAACTGGAAGTGCTCAAGAGAGAACCAGGGGAAAAATGCACTGCCCCCTTCCAAGCTGGGAAACCTTGAGGAGCTGAGTGCCACTTCCAGAAGGACTCTAAGCAGAAAGGGAGCTCAGCAGCTGGCCAGCTGAAGTGCAAAAGATTTAACAACACTATTCTGTTTAGAAAATAACCAAAACACAGTCCTGGAGGTTTTAACAAAGGTATCTACACAGCAGAGATGCATTTCTGTTCATGTGCTCCGTGTTCCTAAACCAGACAAAGCCTGGAACACTCTCACCAAGCATTCTCCTGCATTCTGATGTTCAAGAGCTCAAATGTTAAACGTTCAGCCCAGCTCCCGAGGGCTGCaatcccctcccaacccaacccagtcgAGACTTACGGATGCTGGGAGGGGGCGGGATCATGGCTCCTCCTGGGGGCGGTGCCGAGAAGGGGGTCGGTGGAATTTTCCCTTGCTGGAATGCAGCCGCTACATTTggggtaaaagaaaaaacaaaaaaaaggaaagaaagaatcccaggagaaaaaaaaaacacaaacaaccaGTTACTAGGCTGAGGAAGGGCCTGAATCCATCTTCAGTCTCATGCCACACGGTCAGAGCATACGTCACGTCATGCTGCGTGCTGGGCTCTCCTAACTCTGGAACAAATCCCCCGGGGTTATGCTGCTGGTCATGGTGGGAGCAGCTGATATTCTTGAAGGTAATGAGTACAGAAATGATCCCAGCTGAGGCCAGCAGGCTCCTTGATGAGTTTCacacagggaggaggaaggcagatgGCAGAGACAACAGATGGCGTGGTTTGCAGCTGCAACGGTCACCTGGGGTGGTTAGGTACAAACATGCTGTCCTGGAAAGGGTAACAAGGCTTGGGTGGGTGACAAAATGCATGGAAAACAggtgaaagggaagaaaagaaatccaaaaggCTGGGATGGACcagaaggaaaggcagaaagaggTAAAAGGTGGAAGCGTCAGCAGGGAAATGGAGGTGAAGAACTGGGATGGAGCTGAACCAGGGGAGGTTGGGGACTGGGAACGAGCTGGGAAGGGGGGTGGTCCCTGAACAGGCTCCCAGGGGGGCACAGCACAAAGCCCCTCAGAGCTTGAGGAGCCTCTGAACAGCCCTCAGGCACAAAGTTTGATTTTAAGGAGTTGTGGGAGGAGCAGAGAGTTGGGCTGGAAGAGCCACGGGGGCCCCTTCCCACCTGAGGCTTCTGGGATCTGAGCAAAGGTGCCAGGAAATTCACCTGGAATTGGTATTTCTTGTCACTGAGAAAAGAATCATTGCTCAGAGGACAAATGGGAGTAAAAAATGCTGTAAGCTGACAAAGAAAACACTTCACACTGTGTTCAGGTCTTCACTAgcaagaaaagggggggaaaaaaaggaatcaatATCCTCAGGGAACTGAGGGCACTACAGGATcttaaaaaactgcaaaatggGCACATTTTAATGTCCATTTTCCTATCTTCTGGGTTTCTGCTTCATGCTCTTTACATCAACATGCTGCTCCCAAAAAGCAAATCTGTGTTCCATGAGCTTCAGTCCCAGCAGTACTGAAGGAaccagaggagagcagggggagCCTGGGCAGAGCCCTCAGCCTCTGGGCTCCTCCTCAAGGAACAAAAAGTTCAGATTTTAAGTTAAGATTTTGCTCACAATTCACAGGGCAAAAACTCCCCAGAGaagtgaggaagaaaggaagaaaagcaggaagaggagagagaggggaagtAACAGGAGAGCAGCCCAGGGTCATGGAAGGATTGGCCTTACTTGTTTTATCAATCAGGCTCTGAGCTTGTTCCTCCATCCATTTTTGGTAATAATCCTTCACATTCTCTTTGTGTTTCCTGCCACTGCAGTGGGTTTTCCTCACGGAGGGCTGAGAAAAGATCAGAGAACCCAAAGATTCCCCCTGGTGTCTCCTGTAACTCACCACACCACTCAGAGgcagctgcccctctctgctGAACTCTGGGGGGTCCAACCCCTCCTGTTCTTGGAGGGGGTTCTTCCCCAGGATGGGGAAGGGCTCAGACCAGCAGGAGATCAGAAAGTCCCAATCGATCTGGCTTCAGGCTAGgtgacttttattttaatgcacatTTATTTTAGTCCTGgattggtttggggttggaagggaccttaaaaagGTCCTTAAACCCTTTAAGGGTggtttagatgtggtgttgggggatgtggtttaggggagaacttttaggagcagggaggatggttggactccaggatccCAGAGCTtctccaacctgaaagattctggttctaaagctcccccagtgccatgggcagggacacctcccccagcccagggtgctccaagccccatccaacctccagcactgccagggatggggcagccacagcttctgggggcacccaggggctcagcaccctcaccccaaagaatttcttcctaaaatcacACCTAAATCTccaaatctctcctcttccagatTAAAACCAATACATTTGTCCTATCCAGACCTTCTTCCACTTCAAAcctttccccctcatcccatccctccagtcccttgtcccaagtccctccacagctttcctggagccccttcaggcactggaagatgctctgaggtctccccagaaccttctcttctccagcctgaacacccccaactctctcatcctggctccagagcagctccagccctcgGTTCAGCCTCCCGGATTCCCCTGGACTCGCCCCAAAGGAGGAATCCCGGGCGAGGATCCGGTGCTTACCGAGTCATGGGTGAGGTACGTGTCACAGTAATCGCAGTAAAACCTGCAGAGGGAAAACTCTGTCAGCCAGAACCCCGGGAACACACCAACTCCCAGCGGCTGCACAGCCGCGACCGCGGGcggctggaggaggaggaggaacccCCGGGACACCCCCCGCGAACTCCCCCCGCAACACCCCCGGGACGCTCCCGGGCCACCCCCGCCCCTTCACCCGAGGCCTCAGCAAACCCAGGCCGTCCGCCAAGGTCCCCAAAGCGTCCCCGGAGCCCTGTCCCGGGCAGACTCTCCCCCCGCcattcccccctcccctcaccccGTTCTCTCCCCCGGGCCCCGCTCTCACTTGGGCATGGCGCTCCCCGCCACCGGCGCCGGCAGGAAGTGACGCAATCACCGAGAGACGCCTTCCGCCGCTTGACCTCCGGGGCTGCGGCGCAGGGCAGGCGCAGAGCCCGACGGCGGCCGGGAAGGGACAAGGGGAGGGGTGGGGCGGGCCCCGGGTCTTTCCCCATCCTCCCGCCCCCCCCAGCCGCCTCCCGGTCCCCGCGGGTTCTCCCCCTCCACAGGCGGCGCTGGGACGCGGCCCCGCGGGGCCCACCCGGGCCGGGGAAGGGGGAAACCGTCTGGTGACGCAGGGATTGCGTCAGAGCCCGGGGAGCGGTTGGTGACGTCACACTGGGGCTGCTCCCGCTCAGAGCGCAGCGGGGACGCGTCCTGAGGGGGCTgaatggagggggggggggagaggggaattggggggaaaaaacgGGAAttgggggagagagaaaaaaacattaactCCTGGGCCACGCGCATGGCGCCACGTGACGTCACGCCTCATTTGCATACATCTCGCGCGCTACACACAAGCCCCTCCCCTTGTGACGCAATGAACCCTCCGCTTGTGACGCAATCAACCCCCATCCCCCTCCCTTGTGACGTCATCACCTCCTTCCCGTTCGGGCGCTCGCGGAGCCCCGGCTTTACGGAAATCATTAACGCGAATTTGTTTAATTCCTAATTTGCATACGAGGCTCCGCCCCCTCCCCCGCGCGCGCAGCGTTTCCCGCCACGCCGTGAGGGaacgggggggggggagggggagaagggggcgGGGCGGTGACGGGTGACGCGCGGCGCGCGCTGTCGTCACACCCCCGCGTGCCCCTCGGTCGCCGGGCGGGGCCGCGCCTGCGCAGTTGTCTCCGCGCTGGCGTCGCCCGCGCCCCCTCCCCTCCGCCCCCCGCCGGGCCCGcgctcccccctcaccccccctccccccccatgCGGAGctgaggcggcggcggcggcagcggggaGGCCCCGGGCAGCGCCCTGAGCCATGGAGGGCATGGACGTGGATCTGGACGCGGAGCTGATGCAGAAGTTCAGCTGTTTGGGCACTACCGACAAGGACGTACTGATCGGAGAGTTCCAGCGCCTCCTCGGCTTCCAGCTCAGCCCCGCCGGCTGCGCCTTCTTCCTCGACATGACCAACTGGTGCGGGGGGAGCGGCGTGAGGGGCccgggggctgggaggggaggaggaggaggaggaagagggagacGGCGAGGGAAGGGAGCGAGCGAGCGGGGAGAGAGGGCCCCGCCGGGCCTgaggggggtgaggggctgAGGGCCCCGCCGGGCCTGGGGGGGCTGCGGGAAGGGCCGGGCTGAGGGCAGCTCGGGCCGGAGGCCGCGCTGAGGGCCCAGGCCCCGccgccttccccccccccaactcctGAGGGGACGGCAGCTCCGTCCCGCCGGGCCCTGAGGGGTTGGGGTGTTTGTGGAGGGTCCTGACTGAGCCTGTTCCCCCGTGATGGGGGGGAGGCAGCGGTGATGGCAgcgcggaggaggaggagagggccGGGGGTTCGGCAGGGCTGGGGTTCGGCTCCCAGCTCCAGGTCGGGGTGGTGATTTTGCCAGTTTGGAGTAGCCCGTCGGGCAAAGGGCTGCGGAGCTGTTAAAGAGTGACTAATTGATAGGGAGAGGAGCATGTGATCCCGCGGCCCCCAGGAGCTCTTAAAGGGCGCTTTGCCTCTGGGTTCGGGGCTGGATTATGATGCTCTGGATCCCAACGTGGGCTCCGTAAGGAGAAGAACGTGAAACTCTGTTAGAAAGGCGGTGTCGAAGTTTTAAAGCTGCCCCAGTCACCACGTGAAAGTTATCTGGGTGTTAGGTAAAAATGGAGCGTCTGGTTGGAAACTGGGGCTCTCCCTGTAAATACTCCGGgttttggtttatgttttgGCTTTATAAAGGCTCTGTCACGGCCCTGGTTAAAATGGCAGGTACAGGTTATCAGAGAAGCTTCAGCTGGAGAGAAAACATGGGGAGTACAGAGTAGAGTGGTGGGAAACAGAAACCAGGAGTGTTAGAGGTGGGAAAAGCTCAGTGAGTAGGAAATAATGATGTGAAAGTGCTGCTGGAAGGGTTGGAGTCGTTATTACCACTTGCATCTTCTAAACTATCTCTAATAGCACAAAATGTGACCCTCTTGTTAGGTTTGCATCTCTGCAGTGTGCTGGAGGCTTGAGagtcttttctgtttcagatcATGTTGACAGATTCCTCAGTTAAGTTGCAgttgctgttatttttgtagTGGTGTAACATCAAATCCAGAAACCTCAGGTTTGAAACATGAAATCCAAGTCTTGATATCAacagttgggaaaaaaaaaaccaaaacaaaacttgcCTGGAATTGCTGAGCTAATAAGCACTAATGAGACAACTTcatcaccttttttctttcaactttcCCTCCCTCTGTAGCTCTATATTGAATTATATTGGCAAATCTGCAActgcagggggagggagggaataGTAAATAATACCATGTGCTCTGTAATTGATACAGTGGCAGGGAGAGTCTTGAGGAGTTCAGGAGCTTGGAGGAGTGGTTCAGAGCAGAAGGTGCTTTCCTACTTTCCTGGTGTGTTGAGAAAATAACTAAAACTCCCTGCACTACATGCATTACTTTGCAGCTTAAcacttgtggggtttttctggggTGTTCTTAGGGAGAATGCTTATGGAGCTGAATCTGAAAGGTGCTCATTGAGATCCTGTGTCTGGCTGCAGTATTCCTGGTTGTTATTGCAGAAGctggttctttttttcaggagtatttaatttctttttggagTAGCAGCATGTTCAATACAATCTCATTCccaacagctttttttaaaaaaaaccttttgatTCTAGAAGAAAATCTTAAGTGATGAAATAGCTGTAATTTCAAAACTTCAGTGGCTTGTTTGGTTCTGAAATAAGTTTcaagctttgggtttttttctgcagttttagtTGAGGAGCTCTGTAGAGGGGTGGGGGTGTGTGGAAAGGAAATCTGTTAAATTGGTGTCATGTTTACAGGAGTATATGAACATTAGCACAGGCTGTGGTGTGATTACACTTCAAGTGGGATTAAATCCTGTGAGGATCTGAGCGTTCAGCAGCAGGGGGGTGTTGGGTGTGCTGCTTGTTCTCCTGTCTTTTTGCCAGGGTGCTGCTCTCTGACCTGCACTCTCATCTGGGTTGATTgcacttctgtgtttctgtcctACCCTCCAGCTCCCACCTTTTCTTAGCATTGGGTTTTCTGTCTGCAAATATTAACCCAGCCCTTGGTCATtataaaaagctgcattttcttttcaagacaCGTTTCCCTTTTCTGGAACCCCCTTTGTCAACTTGAAGAACCCTGTGTAACCCACACATCCCCAGGTCGTGGTGCTCTGGTAAGTTTGGAATTTGTAAGGCTTTGTAATTTTAGTGTCAGGATCTTCCACCCCCAGCCTGTCCTGCAGGTAATTTGTCTCAGGTGAAGCTGCCAAATCACTTTTCCTTTTACACTTTTCTGCAGTCCTgatcctttccctctttctgctTCATGCTCATCTGCAGGAAATGGTGAGGGAGGTCACAGCAGGGGTGAGAGCAGAGCACTGACTTGGTAAACTGGAGAGCTTCATTAACAAAGACTTCAATAATTTTCAGCAGAACTTTTCTCCCAGCAAACTGCTCTTGGGCAGTAATTAGTGTCCAGACCTGAAGTCGCCTCCCTGTTGAATGCCTTCCACATGCTGTGGAGTAAATAAGCTGAGTTCTAAGGGGCTTGGAAAGAATATTTCCAGTAGTGTCATGAATAGTTGTGTTTGATATGTTTAAAGTGATTTTGCTGTTGGAggaattactttaaaatagcCTCTTCAGCcagcatggggaaaaaaattagtggTTGATTGTGGagcaatataaatatttggatATAACCTTTGGAAGTCTGTCCACTTCTCCAGTTTACCTGAAACTGTTCAGTGTGCTGTCAAAGTTCTGGCAGGGTTGGGGCAGtttggaagaaagaagaagaaagaaaagaaacaaaactcagAAACTGCCAGCTGGTTTTATTAACCACACTGCAAAAATGCTTCAGGTAGAACATGTGCTTCCTAAGTTTCTGAGACTGTTCCTTGATCTTCAAGAAATACAGGTTAAACACTTAAATAGATAGCAGGGCAAAAGAACTCAAACTCTTTCCTAGAATTCTGCCTCTTTAATTATGGATTGAGTTCTGTTTGTGGGCTGGGCTCACCTTCCTAGCTTTCTCCTACAAAAGTCCAACTTTACCCATTCTGGAGGTTCTTTATGGGCAGCACACATGGTCTCTCTTTagtagtaatttatttttcatcagaaattGTGAGGCTTTCAAGTGAGAGACTTTCACTTTTGGCCTGAAACCAAACCTGAACCTCACCAAAAGATGTTTTGGTagcaaaacatttcttcctcagGAGGAAAACCCAGGTGGTGGAGCTGGGGGGTTGGGTAGAGAGGGTTTTGCTGCCATTGCATCGGGGATAAAAATCCCCCCTGCATTACATGGCATGCTTggccctcctgctccctcccttccccctccagaGGTTGtgtccctcctcctgcagcacctcctcAGGTCCcagggggggatggagggggaagGTGGGAGCAGTTTTTGTGGCAAAGTGAAATTCCAGGTGTTGCCTGCAGCTCTTGGGTGTTATGTGAGAGTAAGGCCAGGAGCATGTCTGTGCTTGTTTAGGCTCAGTCTATCTACATAAGAAACTCCCTTTGAAAACCCTTTGtgcttctgttttaaaaatagggATTGTTTAGGTCAAAGAGTTGATGCTGAAGGAGTCTGTGCCAAAATACCTGCTTGGAGTCTTCAGAACATGGGGCTGGCTGGATATTGCCAGGGCAGACTGAGtttactgaaaacacagaaaagttttTAAGTGTCAGCCTGGCCCTGTTtcctcgagtcctgtgtccagttctgggcccctcagtttaggaaggatgttgaggtcctggaacaggtccaaaggaggcaaccaggctggtgaagggactcgagcacaggccttatgaggagaggctgagagagctggggctgttcagcctgaagaagaggaggctcaggggagacctcattgctgtctacaactccctgaaaggaggttggagccaggggg belongs to Calypte anna isolate BGI_N300 chromosome 26, bCalAnn1_v1.p, whole genome shotgun sequence and includes:
- the SNRPC gene encoding U1 small nuclear ribonucleoprotein C isoform X1 → MPKFYCDYCDTYLTHDSPSVRKTHCSGRKHKENVKDYYQKWMEEQAQSLIDKTIAAAFQQGKIPPTPFSAPPPGGAMIPPPPSIPGPPRPGMMPAPHMGGPPMMPMMGPPPPGMMPVGPAPGMRPPMGGHMPMMPGPPMMRPPSRPMMVPTRPGMTRPDR
- the SNRPC gene encoding U1 small nuclear ribonucleoprotein C isoform X2, producing MPKFYCDYCDTYLTHDSPSVRKTHCSGRKHKENVKDYYQKWMEEQAQSLIDKTTAAFQQGKIPPTPFSAPPPGGAMIPPPPSIPGPPRPGMMPAPHMGGPPMMPMMGPPPPGMMPVGPAPGMRPPMGGHMPMMPGPPMMRPPSRPMMVPTRPGMTRPDR